The genome window AAACTTTCATCATTTTATATAGTAGGAGTAGCTGTTTCACCTCAATATAGAGGTAGAGGATATATGGGAGAGCTTATAAGATATAGTTTGAGAAATGCCAAAGAAAAAGGACTGGATTTTGTTTTTCTCAGTCCAATAAATACTGAAATATATAAAAAATATGGGTTTGGATATATGAGCAGTCTGGAAAAATATACTATATCTATAGAAAATATACCTTTTGACAAAATAGATGGAGCATATAAAATAAAGAAAGTATACGATGAAAGGAATCTCTATGAAGATTTAACAAAAGTATACAATAAAAAAATGAAAGATAATTTTGCATATTTAAAAAGAGACGAAAGTTATTATAAAAGAAATTTAAAAGAGATAGAAAATGAAAATGGAGATATTTATATATTTTACTTTGGAATTGAACCAGCTGGATATATTTCATTTTACAAAAGAGAAGAAAATATTGAAATAAGAGAATTTTTTGGACTAGATAGAAAAGTAACTGAATCAATGTATGCTTTTATAAAAACATATAAAGAGTATTATTCTGAATTAAGAATGAAAGCTCCTATTTGCAGTAATATGAATTTTTATATTCATAATCAAGTGTCTATGAAAAAGAATCAATTTCCATTTATAATGGGAAGAGTAGTCAATGCAGAAAATATGCTGAAAAGGCTTCATATAAAAGATATTGAGTTGAAAATATCTATTGTTGATAAAATAATAGAGGAAAACCATGGAGTATATGAAATTACTTCAGATGGTAATCTTATTAAGAAAAAAGAGACAGAGTATGATATGGAAATAGATATATCAGATTTTAATCAGCTGATATTTGGATATTTTTCTCTGGAAGAAATGCTGGAACTGGAAAGAGTAAAAATAAATACATTAGAGAAAACTGAAGAAATAAAAAAGATATTTCCTAGACAGAAAGTCTATATTCAGGAATATCAATAAAACAAAAAAGCTGGCAGGTTTTATATGACTGTCAGCTTTTTTGTTAATAAGTAAAAATTAAAATACTTTTAAAAAGAAAGGATTTGTATAATCATTGTATAATAACTTATTAAAAAAGTCAACAATTATTTTTAAAATATTTTTTATTTATTTCCTATTATGATTTCATTAAGAGATAATTTAGGAACAAAGTGGTTATTGAGAGTATCTCTATAATATTTTGTATCTTTATTTTCTGCTGCTACTATTTTAACCTTATCTTTTGGTTCTCCTAAAGCAAGAATAAAATAGGATTTGTATTTTTCTGGAAGAGCAATTATTCTTTCTACCTCTTTTTTATTATAAGCTCCAATAATACATCCACCAAATCCCATTTCAGAAGCACATAAAAGCATATTTTGAGAAGCTATTCCCATATCAAAATGCAATAGAGATTCAGAAGTCTGAGTAAGAGGATCACAGGCACAGAGAATAACATAAGCTCTTGGAGATTCTTCAACTACAGGATTCCAGCTGACAGCAGCAGCCCATTTAATTTGTTCAAATATTTCATCACATAATTTTTTGTCAGTAACACAAAAAAATCTTATAGATTGTGAGTTCTTAGCTGAAGCACCAAGTCTTGCTCCCTCAACTATTTTAGATAATTCAGTTTTTGTTAATGGTTTGTCAGTAAAACTTCTGTGTGAACGTACATTTTCTAAAGCCTTTAAAATCATAACACCCTCCTAAGTTTATTTATTTTATCTGTTTAAAATAAGGTCTCTGTATTCTTTAGCAGTAAGCTTTTCTTTTGGCAAAGCTTTTGTACTGATAGTAGAAGCTAAAGTCTTTCCAAAATAGTTGCTGTTTAATGAATTTATATGAGTGATAGCTATGGCTAATGCATCTGCTGCATCATCAGGCTTTGGGAGTTCTTTCATGCCTAAAAACTTTTGAACCATAAGCTGTACCTGTTTTTTTTCAGCTTTTCCATATCCAGTTATTCCAGTTTTAACTTGTAAGGGAGTATACCCATGTATCTTTAATCCATTCTGTTTTCCGCATAAGAGGAGGACACCTCTAGCCTGGCCAACTGAAATTACAGTTTTGTTATTTTTAAAGAAAAAAAGTTCTTCTATTGCCATATGCTGTGGGTTATATTTTTTTATGAGATTACCAAGTTTTTCATAAATTTGACAAAGTCTTTCTTCCATAAGAGTATCTTTATCAGTATAAAAACATCCATAATCTATTACTTTAAATTTACTTTCTTCATAATCAATTACACCAAATCCCACTATTGCTGTTCCTGGATCAATTCCCAGTACTCTCATTAAAAATCACCTCTCTAATTAAAGTGTAACATATTTGATTTTATTTTTCTATTAAATAAAAAATATAAAAAAAAATAAAGGAATCTTTTCAATTATATAGTATATGTTTTATGTAAAGTATAACTTAAAAAAGGGTGGTAAAAAATGCTGGATATTTCTGAATATATAAAAGACATAAGTCTATATCCCCTTTTGACACCTGAAGAAGAAAGGGATATTTCAATAAAAGCAAGAGCTGGAGATAAGGATTCTCAGGAAAAATTAGTGACATCCAATCTCAGACTGGTTATCAGTATAGCTAGAAAATATACAAATGTAGGAATACCAATACTTGATTTAATACAAGAAGGTAATATGGGGTTGATAAGAGCTGTTGAGAAATATGAGCCAAACAAAAATATAAGATTTTCTACTTATTCCACATTCTGGATAAAACAGAGTATACTTAGATATATAACATCAAGCAGGGGACTTATTAGATTTCCTTCATATATATATGATGGCATATCAAGAATGAAAAAATATGTACAGGATTATAAAAATAAAAATTCACATTTTCCTTCTATTGATGAGATATGCAGCAGTCTGGATATGAAAAAAAAGGAGGCTGAAAGATATATTGAAGTATTAGAAAAGGGAAATGGAATAGGAAATGAAATGTATGGAGAAATAGCAGAATACTGCAGCAATATAATTTATGATGATACTTTTGAAGACAAAGTTATTGCTAAAAATTCAAAAGCTGATTTAATGAAAAAAGTAAATAAACTTCCACCAAAAGAAAGAGAGGTTCTAATATATAGATATGGATTGCTGGATGAAAAAGTACTTACTTTAGGGGAAATAGGAGAGCGAATGAATCTTACTAAAGAGAGAATAAGGCAGATACAATTAGAGGCAATTGGTAGACTAAGAGAAACATTATAAAAAAATAAAAATTATACAATGGGTGTTTTATAACTTAAAACCCCATTTTTTTGTACCATTATGGAGAAAAATAGTAAAGTTTAAAAGCAAAAACGATTGACAGATACTGTTAAAAATTATAGAATCATTAGTGTGTGTCGAAATAACAAATCAGTATGAAAAGGGGAAGAAATACATTTGAAAAATAGATTTTATATAAGTATAACTGACTTCAGAGGAGTAAAATGCTATTCTTTTGATAAAATAATAAAAAAATATCTTTTTGTAGTTGGAAGCCTTTTCTTTACAGGACTTGTTTTGCTTGTAATAATGATCTTTGTCTTGAAAGATAAAGTAGATGAATACAGCTATTTCAAACTTGAAAATGAAAAACTTTACACTCAAATAGAAGAAAATAGAAGAAATCTGGAAGAAAAAAATCTAGAACTTGAAAATATAAGTGAGAAAATAACAGAGATTGAAAGACTTATGGGAGAAGATACTGTTGCTAATTCAGTAAATCTTAATGAGATTGAAAGATTAGATTTGACTAAGTTAAATATAATAGATAAGAAATATCTTCTTCAAATGATTCCCAACGGGAATCCGATAGCACCATTTAAAGGATATTCAAGTGGATTTGGAGGAAGATTCCATCCTGTATTAGAACAGAGAAAATTTCATTATGGATTGGATTTTGTAGCTAAAGTAGGTACAGATATATTGGCACCTGGAGATGGTATAGTAGAGTATGCAGGCTTTAATTCAGGTGGTTTTGGAAATCTTATTATACTATCACATAACTTTGGATTTAAAACATATTTTGCTCATCTAAATGAGATAGATGTAAGTGTGGGAGATTTCATAACTAAGGGAACTGTAATTGGAAAATCAGGAAATACTGGAAGATCAAGTGGCCCTCATCTGCATTATGAAATACACTATCTTGGAAAAAGGATGGATCCAAAGAATTTTGCAAAATGGAGTCTAGAGAATTATGACTATATATTTAAAAACGAAAAGGGGGTAAAATGGCAATCTTTAATAGAAATGACAAAGTTGCAGACACAGATTATTCAACAAAAGAATTAACTAAAGTATCTCAGGGAACTTCATTCACAGGAGATGTAGTAAGTGAATGTAATCTGCTTATTGATGGGGAAATCAATGGAAATATACTTTCAAAAGCATCAGTTACAATTGGAGCTAAAGGGAAAGTAGAAGGTAAAATAGCAGCTTCAAAAATTATTATAAGCGGTTTTTTCAAAGGAGAATTAGAAGGGGAGACTGTTGAACTTTCATCTACAAGTAATGTAATAGGGGATATCATCAGTGACAAACTTGTAATAGAAGATGGAGGAAACTTTGAAGGATACAGCAAGAAAAGAAAATCCAATGAATATCTGAGCATGAAAGAAGATGAAGAAGAAAAAGTAAACTCATATGATGACAAAGAAGAAGATGAATAATCAAACATTAACAGGTGATATTTTTTATCACCTGTTTTTTGTGAAATAAAAAAGGAGTGAGAAATTCACTCCAGTAATATATTTAGTTAAGAAGGAGATTCAAACCGCTAATTACGCTTATAATAACAATGAATTTTTCGAAAATACTCTGATTCATTTTTCCCACTATAAATCTTGCTATAAATATACCAATAAAGGTTGTAGGAATAGCAAATACACCTCTTGAGAGAGTAAATAAATTAATATTTTTTAAGAAAAAGAAATAGAGTAGAAATTTTGAAAAGTTAACTATGAAGTAAAACCAAGTTCTAGTCCCATAAAATTTTTCTTTATCTAAATCGATATTTAAAAGATATATGCTCATAAGAGGACCAGAAACATTTCCTATGAAAGAAGAAAATCCTCCAAGAAAACCAAAGATATGACTTAATTTTGAAAAATTGACATTGAGACTTTTCAATAAAGTAAGAATACCTATTGTTAATATGATTATTCCCATACTTTTTTTGAAAAATTCATCAGAAATATTGTTACCAAAAATTACAGCAACTATCATTCCAAGTACTGTCATTGGAAGTATTTTTTTCAGTGTTTTTAAATCCAGTTCTTTTCCATATAAATAAAGCATAGTTAGGTCAGAAATAACTACAGGGATAATAATAATACCAGCAGAGGTTTTTCCTCCATAAAGTGAAGCAAGCAGTGGAGAAAAGATTAACGCAGTTGGGATACCAAGTTTACTGAATCCAGTTCCAATTCCAAGGATAATCATTCCAAAAATCTCAATAGATGTCATAAGAAAGCCTCCAAATATTTCAATATGCAATATTAATAAAAATATGATATAATTTTATATAGATAAATAATGAAATTATACGTACTTTATAGTTATTTTAACACAAAAAAAATCAAAAAGATATAAAGAAGATTAAGTATTATGTAAATAATATTATTTACATAATAAAGTTAGGAGAGATATTATGAGTGTTTTTTTAAAAATTATTTTACTTATTATTTTAATATTAATGAGTATTTTCCTGTCTATGAGTGAAATATCTCTTGCTTCTGCAAGAAAGATGAAGCTTCAGATAATGATAGAAGAAGGAGATGAAAATGCTGAAAAAGTACTTAGAGTACAAGAGACTTCAGGGAACTTTTTTACAGCTATTCAAATAGGTATAAATGCTATTGCAATATTAGGTGGTATAATTGGAGATAATATAGCAGGACCGTGGGTAATACTTTTTATAGAAAAATGGATACCAAAACTTGCTGGAAATGCGTCCATGATAGGCAGCATAATATCATTTCTTATAATAACAGGAATGTTTATTGAATTTGCAGATTTGATACCAAAAAGATTAGCAATGGTAGCACCAGAGACAATAGCAATACATATAATCAATCCTATGTTAGTTTTGATGTGTATACTGAAACCTTTGATATTTATATTTAATGGAACTGCTACTTTTATTTTTAAATTATTTAAAATACCTTTGACAAGAAATGATATTATAACATATGATGACATATTTGCAGTAGTTGATGCAGGAGCAGAAGCTGGAGTAGTTCAAAGAAAAGAACATTATTTGATAGAGAACATATTTGAATTGGACACCAGATGGGTTTCTTCAATAATGACCACTCGAGATGAAATAATATATTTGACTTTAGAAGAAGGAGAAGAAAGTATAAAGGAAAAAATAGCTAATTATCCTCATTCTAAATTTTTAGTATGTCAAAATGAGATAGATACAATGCTGGGATATGTAGATTCTAAGGATATCCTTCCTAGAATCTTAAAAGGTGAAATGAGTGGACTTCATGATATACAGGAAATATGCAATCCCAATCTTCTAATAATTCCAAATACCTTGACATTATCAGAAGCTTTGGATAGATTTAATGAAGCAAGAGATGATTTTGCTATAATATTAAATGAGTATGGACATGTAGTAGGACTTGTAACATTAAATGATGTGGTAAATACTCTCATGGGAGATATAGTTTATCAGGATCAAAATGAACAGCAAATAATTTCAAGAGGTGAAGGTTCTTGGCTTATGGATGGAGTAACTCCTATTGAAGATGTAAAAAAGGTACTGGATATTGAAAAATTTCCAGAAGAAGATACATATGAAACAATAGCTGGATTTATGATGTATATGTTGAAAAGTATTCCTAAAAAGGCTGCTATGGTAAAATTTGAAAATTATACTTTTGAAGTTGTAGATGTAGATAACTTTAAGGTTGATCAGTTATTAGTTACAAAAAAAGCGGAACAGGAAGAAGAGTTAGGAAATATAAGTCTTGAATAATAATTAAAATAAAAAGACCACTCTTATTTTGAGGGTCTTTATTTTTTGATAGAAATTTATTTAAATATAATGTAAGTAAAAAATATAGAATAAAAAATTAATATTAAAAGTTAGAAATAATATATGAAATGAATTTATATTAATAGTAAAACTTTAATATTTTATTTGCTTTTAAGAAAAGATAGGAATATAATTTGTTATATATTATATAACAAGTGTAATGATTAAAAGTATATTTGTTATTGAAGAAATAATTGGAGGAACTGGAATGTTGTTTTGGGGGAAAAAGAAAAAAAGGCTTCCTGATATTATTGTAGGATTTGTTCTTTTGAAGAGTTTTGGTTATAATTTTAATAAACTGAAAATAAATTTAAAAAATGAATGGGGAATAGAAATAAATGATACAGCAGAAGAGGATACTATAGCTTTTAATATAGATGATATGCTTATAGCATGCAGTTTTGTACCAGAACCAATTCCAGACCATGAAGTAGAAAGCCATTATAAGGATAACTGGATGTGGAAGGATGCAGAGAAAGAGGTATCAAAACATAAGTCTCATGTTATAATTTCTATACTTAATGGAAGAGATAGCATAGAGAGATATAAAATATTTACAAAATTAGCAAGCAGTATATTAGTGGATAAGGAAGCTATTGCTGTATATATGAGTCCTATGATTATTGAAAGGGAGACTTATATATGTCTGGCTAAAGAATTAAAGATAGGAAAATTACCTGTACTTTTATGGGTATATATAGGAATAGCCAACAGTCAAAATGGAATATCAGCTTATACATTGGGACTCAATCATTTTAAGAAAAAAGAGATAGAGATATTGAATTCAGTTAGAGAATGTGAGGATCTATTTGAATTTATACTAAGAATAGTTAATGAAATAATAAAGAATGATATTAATGTAGAGAGGGGAAGTCTTTTTAGAATAGGAAAAAAAGAACTTTCTTTTAAAGTGTCTTCTGGTGTATTTGTAAATGGAAAATCTTTGAAAATAACATATTAATATATCTAGGAAACTGGACAGATTTATAAAATTAATTATTTAGAAACTAAAAAGAGATATTCAGGAGTCTAAGTTGAATATCTCTTTTCTATTTTTAACACACAGAAAGTTTAAATTGTAATTAAAGTTTAAATATTTATTTAAAAAGTTATTAATAACTAGTCTTTTTCATTCGCATATTGAATTTTTTTAGCCTGCATATCTTCTGGTTTATGTTGAGCAGCAAATTTAGCATGTTCTATATAGATGTTTTGAATATCTGGGTTTTGTCCTAAACCTTCTAATATAACTTTAGAAACTGTAAATCCAGCTTCTTTAAGGTCATTATTCCAATCTTCAGCTATATCGTTGTTAGCATGATCTCCAGCAACAAACATAAATGGCATTAAGATAACATCTTTAACATTTTTAGATTTTAGTTTAGCAACTACATTATCAAATGCAGGATATCCCTCTACTGTTCCAACTGCATAAGTATCCATTCCTTCAGCAGTGAATACATAATCCATCATAGCATAAGCAGAACCACCAAAATGATGAGTTCCATGTCCTACTAAAACTACACCTTGATTAGCTTTTAAAGGCCCTACTTTTTTAGCTATTGCTTTAGCAACAGTTTCATAATCTTCATGAGTAGTTAATAGTGGAGTTCCCATTCTTATATCTTTAAAATCTTTTTCATATCCTTTTAATTCTTCAGCAAGATTATTAGATTCAATTCCATTCATAATATGAGTACCTTGTACTAACAGATGAGTATATCCATTAGCTTTTAAATCTTTAATAACTTCTGAAGGATTTTGCTTTTCTATTCCTTTTGCTTTTAATCTTCTCATAACTATTCTTGAAGTAAAAGCTTCTTTTACATCAGCATTTTTAAATTCGTTTTTAGCCTTTTGGTTAATAGAATCAATAGTTAGAGCTCTAGTATCATCATAAGTAGTCCCAAAGTGGACCATAAGAACAGCTGCCTTGTCTCCCTTTTTCATTCCTTTGAAAAAATCATTTTCCACATATCCTCCTTCTGAATGCGCTAATGCTGCAGTTCCTGCTGCGAGAAGCAAAGCTCCTGCTAATAAATTTCTCATTTTTCCCATGATCTTCCTCCTAATAAATTTGCAGAGATTTCTTTTAAATAAAAAAAATCTCCTGAGATAGGAGATAAATGCCTTAATTAAATAAAAATAATAAAGGCCAATATCTCTCGTCCACGCAATGATATTACAGCAATACATTTGAGGCAGGTCTCCTGGCTTAGCTTCAATCTCTAGATACCCTTCCCAGATTAAATAATCCAGTGGTTATATCTTTTGTCAGCATCACAGTGGCGGGACCGCGGAGGAATCAGACCTCACTTCCCAATTATTCTAAATATAGAACCTCAAATTCAATTATTCTGTTCAGTATGAATATACTATGTTTTCTTTCAAATGTCAATACTTAAAATAAAAATTCAATTTAAAATTTGAGATAGAAAGGATATTTATATAATTCTCCATTGACAAAGAAGCAGTTAAGTAATAAAATTAAAGTATTAAAATATATTGCTATATGATGTTTATTCTAAGTTTTAATGATTAAAAGGGAATTGAGTGAAAATCTCAAACGGTCCGGCCGCTGTAAATTAGTAAATAGCTTTTAAATACCATTGGATTTGATATCTGAGAAGGAAAAAGCTGTGATTGAGCTATGAGTCAGAAGACCTGCTTAGAAAGATTATTGTACAAGCTTCCGAGGAAAGTTATGCTGCATGGAATTTTAGAGAACTTTTGTTGTAGTCTAGCATTTCTTTTTTGCTAGGTTTTTTTATTGTATAAAATTATATAATTTAGGAGAAAAAATGAAAAAAGAATATACTATTTTAATTATTGTATTCTTGTTTATAATAGGAAATATATCTTTTGGAAAGGAAAAATTTTCTATACACCAAGAAGAAGAGAATTTGCAGCTAGATTATTTTCCAAAAGCTGTTGTTACTGATTCAGCCATAATATCAAGATTTTTAGCAGCACTGGATATTGATCTAGTAGGTGTGGCAAGTTCAACAACAAAAATACCTGAAAAATATAATGATGTTCCTAGAATAGGAAGATCTGGAATACCTGATTTGGAACGGGTAAAAGCTTTAAAAACTGATTTAGTAATATCAACTGTTTACTCTAAACCAGCATTAAAACCTAAGTATGATAATCTGAATATACCAAGCTTTTATATGAAAGTAGATACATATGATGAGTCTATGAAAGCTATTGAAATATTAGGAAAAGCTTTTCATAAAGATAAAGAAGCAAAAGCTATACTTGATGATGTCAAAAAAAGAGAAGAATTGCTTGCTGAAAAATTAAAGGGAAAAGAGAAAAAAAGGATAGCTATACTGTATGGAAATGGAGAAAGTTTTTTTATGACTGGAAAAAATCATTTTTTACAAGGACTTATGGATAAAATAGGCTGTGAAAATATAGTAACCTCTATTGATAACAGTGCATTATTAAAAAGATCAGTGCCTTTTAGTATGGAACAATTAATTAAAGCTAATCCAGATGTTATATTGAGACTTCCTACAAGCCAAACTAAAAATGGAGAAGGATTTGAAGAAGTATTTTCAAGTAATCCTGTATGGAAACTTACAAATGCATATAAAAATAATAAAATACTGGACATTGATCCTACATTGTTCAGAATGAGTGCTGGGGTAAATTCCATAGATGCATTGGAGGAGTTATATAGATATGTTTATGAATAAAGATAAGAGAGGAAAAAAGATAATTCTTATCTTTATTGCTCTAATCATTTTAAGTTTTTCAATAATATTTTCAGTAAGATTTGGAAGTGTAAATTATACTTCTGAAGAGATACTGAAATCTCTTTTTATGAAAAGCTATAATGATGAGATATTAAAAGCTATTTTATGGGATATAAGAATACCACGTATTCTGATTGCTGTAATGGTAGGGTGCAACCTATCTCTGGCAGGAGTATTGCTTCAGGCTGTAATGAAGAATCCATTGGCTGATCCAGGTTTAACAGGAGTATCCTCAGGAGCCAGTGTCACAGCTTTAATTATTATGATATTATATCCAAAGGCTGTATTTTTTATGAATTTTTCTGCATTTGTAGGAGGTTCAATAGCTTGTGCAATTGTATTTATGCTGGCTTGGAGAAAAGGATTAAAACCAATAAGAGTAATATTGTCAGGAGTAGCTATAAATGCTATATTAGGAAGTGTTACAGGATTGATGTTTATACTATTCAGTGATGAGATACAGGGAGTGCTGTCATGGCTTAATGGAAGCTTGAATGGGAAAAATTGGAAACATGTAGCTGCTCTTTTACCATATACACTGATTGGTATTTTGGCGTGTTTTACAATGATCAGAGATGCTAATATACTTCAACTTGGAGATAATTTTGCTGTAAATTTAGGAATAGATATTCCTAGAAAAAGATTGAAATTATGTGCTCTTGCCTGCTTTCTAACAGGAATATCAGTTGCTAATGTGGGATTGATAGGATTTGTAGGATTAATAGTTCCTCATATAGCCAGATTGATAATAGGTTCAGATCATACATATTTGATACCTTTTGCTGGACTGCTTGGTGCTGTAGTACTGGTAGTAGCTGATACAATAGCAAGAACTATGTTTTCACCTATTGAAATACCAGCTGGTATAGTAATGGCTGTAATTGGTGTTCCATTCTTTCTTTATCTGCTGAGAAAGGTAGGTGACTAAGATGGAAAGTATAAAAGGATATAATATAGAACTTGCTTATGGAGAAAAGGTCATTATACATAATCTGGATATAAAAATAAATAAAGGAGAAGTAGTTTCCATAATAGGAACTAATGGATGTGGAAAATCTACTCTTTTGAAAGCTATATCAAGAGTTCTTCCATGTAGGAATGGAAGTATATATATAGACGGAGAAGAGATAAGCCATATAAAAAATAAAGAATTTGCTAAAAAGCTTGCATTTGTTTCACAAAATAATGAAATTCCAGATGATATAACTGTTTATGATTTTATTATGTATGGGAGAGTTCCACATAAAAAATGGTATGAAGTGTACAATCAGGAAGATAGAGATATTGTAAATTGGGCTGTTACAATATGTAAATTAGATAATTTCAGAGAGAGAAAAGTAATGAGTCTATCAGGTGGAGAAAGACAGAAAGTATGGATAGCAATGGTGCTTGCTCAAAAGACAGGTATACTTTTACTAGATGAACCTACTACATATCTTGATATATGCCATCAATTCGAAATAATGGAACTTGTAAGAGAGTTGAATCAAAACCTTAACATAACTATAATAATGGTGCTTCATGATTTGAATCAGGCAGCTCAATACAGCAACAGAATAATTGTGCTAAAAGATGGTAAGAAATATAAAGAAGGAAAATCATTGGAGGTTCTTACACCACAGCTAATAAGAGAAGTATATAGAGTAGAGTCATCAATAGAAATGGAAGAAGGAATTCCATATTTTAGATTGAAAGGGATAGTTAAATAATCTTCATAAAAAATTTTATATACAGTTATTTTTTATAGCATTTTTAATAAAATATTGACAAAAAATAATTTAAATTGTACTATTGTAGTAGATAGTATTAGGTGCCAAAAGGCTTAATAGAGGAAGTAGGGTGAAAATCCCTCACAGCCCCCGCTACTGTAAGGTGGACGAAACCAATGACCACTAGATTGTTTAATCTGGGAAGGTAGGGAGTAGAATGAAACTGAGTCAGGAGACTTACCTAAAAACTAGTTTTTTGCTTTTTCGGCGGGAAAAAGAGAGAATAAAAAATTAAATATTTATTTAAATAATATGATATTTAAGATTCTCTGATAAAAACAAAATGGGGGCTTGTAAGCACTGTTTAAAGTTTTATCAGAGATTTTTTTATTGTAATAATTAATTTTGAAAATAGATCAGGAGGCAAAATGTATACTTACTTCATAGAGGGTGGAACAATGATGTGGCTTTTAGCTGCATTATCTATAATAGGATTGGGAACGATATTAGAAAGAGCTGCTTATTTCATGAAAAATGAGCAAGGAATAACAAGAGAATTTAAAGAAGAAATAGTGACTTTAGTGAGAGCAGGAAAAGAAGATAAAGCTATAGAGTTATGCAATAAAACAAATAATTCAGTATCAAGAACAATAAAAAGTATACTTCTGGCATACAGAAATGAAAATGATCTTTATGAAAGTAAAGAAAAACTCATGAAAGAAAAAGCTCTAGAACAAATAGAGAATCTAGAAAGAAGGTTATCTATATTAGGGATAGTTGCATATATTTCTCCAATGGCTGGTCTTCTTGGAACAGTGCTTGGAATGATAAAATCCTTTAAAGCTATAGCGTTGCAGGGAGCTGGAGATCCTAATGTAGTAGCTAATGGAATATCAGAGGCATTATTGACAACAGCAGCAGGATTGCTTATAGCAATACCAGCAATAATAGCATATCAGACATTCAATAGAAAAGCTGATAAAATAATGCTTGAAATAGAAAAGACTTCTACTGCGCTTATTAATATAAAAAAGGCTGGAAAGAAGGACGAGATATGAGAGAGTTAAGAAGAAAGAAGGGGATAATCAAT of Fusobacterium sp. contains these proteins:
- the eis gene encoding enhanced intracellular survival protein Eis, which translates into the protein MEIRYGNENDRIKAEYIWKECFTDSENEVNFYFNEIYKKENFLLLEDGNNEIKASLHENPYEIIINNEKLSSFYIVGVAVSPQYRGRGYMGELIRYSLRNAKEKGLDFVFLSPINTEIYKKYGFGYMSSLEKYTISIENIPFDKIDGAYKIKKVYDERNLYEDLTKVYNKKMKDNFAYLKRDESYYKRNLKEIENENGDIYIFYFGIEPAGYISFYKREENIEIREFFGLDRKVTESMYAFIKTYKEYYSELRMKAPICSNMNFYIHNQVSMKKNQFPFIMGRVVNAENMLKRLHIKDIELKISIVDKIIEENHGVYEITSDGNLIKKKETEYDMEIDISDFNQLIFGYFSLEEMLELERVKINTLEKTEEIKKIFPRQKVYIQEYQ
- a CDS encoding nitroreductase family protein, whose product is MILKALENVRSHRSFTDKPLTKTELSKIVEGARLGASAKNSQSIRFFCVTDKKLCDEIFEQIKWAAAVSWNPVVEESPRAYVILCACDPLTQTSESLLHFDMGIASQNMLLCASEMGFGGCIIGAYNKKEVERIIALPEKYKSYFILALGEPKDKVKIVAAENKDTKYYRDTLNNHFVPKLSLNEIIIGNK
- the ruvC gene encoding crossover junction endodeoxyribonuclease RuvC, with the translated sequence MRVLGIDPGTAIVGFGVIDYEESKFKVIDYGCFYTDKDTLMEERLCQIYEKLGNLIKKYNPQHMAIEELFFFKNNKTVISVGQARGVLLLCGKQNGLKIHGYTPLQVKTGITGYGKAEKKQVQLMVQKFLGMKELPKPDDAADALAIAITHINSLNSNYFGKTLASTISTKALPKEKLTAKEYRDLILNR
- a CDS encoding RNA polymerase sigma factor RpoD/SigA gives rise to the protein MLDISEYIKDISLYPLLTPEEERDISIKARAGDKDSQEKLVTSNLRLVISIARKYTNVGIPILDLIQEGNMGLIRAVEKYEPNKNIRFSTYSTFWIKQSILRYITSSRGLIRFPSYIYDGISRMKKYVQDYKNKNSHFPSIDEICSSLDMKKKEAERYIEVLEKGNGIGNEMYGEIAEYCSNIIYDDTFEDKVIAKNSKADLMKKVNKLPPKEREVLIYRYGLLDEKVLTLGEIGERMNLTKERIRQIQLEAIGRLRETL
- a CDS encoding M23 family metallopeptidase, giving the protein MKNRFYISITDFRGVKCYSFDKIIKKYLFVVGSLFFTGLVLLVIMIFVLKDKVDEYSYFKLENEKLYTQIEENRRNLEEKNLELENISEKITEIERLMGEDTVANSVNLNEIERLDLTKLNIIDKKYLLQMIPNGNPIAPFKGYSSGFGGRFHPVLEQRKFHYGLDFVAKVGTDILAPGDGIVEYAGFNSGGFGNLIILSHNFGFKTYFAHLNEIDVSVGDFITKGTVIGKSGNTGRSSGPHLHYEIHYLGKRMDPKNFAKWSLENYDYIFKNEKGVKWQSLIEMTKLQTQIIQQKN
- a CDS encoding polymer-forming cytoskeletal protein, translated to MAIFNRNDKVADTDYSTKELTKVSQGTSFTGDVVSECNLLIDGEINGNILSKASVTIGAKGKVEGKIAASKIIISGFFKGELEGETVELSSTSNVIGDIISDKLVIEDGGNFEGYSKKRKSNEYLSMKEDEEEKVNSYDDKEEDE
- a CDS encoding sulfite exporter TauE/SafE family protein, producing the protein MTSIEIFGMIILGIGTGFSKLGIPTALIFSPLLASLYGGKTSAGIIIIPVVISDLTMLYLYGKELDLKTLKKILPMTVLGMIVAVIFGNNISDEFFKKSMGIIILTIGILTLLKSLNVNFSKLSHIFGFLGGFSSFIGNVSGPLMSIYLLNIDLDKEKFYGTRTWFYFIVNFSKFLLYFFFLKNINLFTLSRGVFAIPTTFIGIFIARFIVGKMNQSIFEKFIVIISVISGLNLLLN